Proteins encoded together in one Penaeus vannamei isolate JL-2024 chromosome 11, ASM4276789v1, whole genome shotgun sequence window:
- the LOC113822068 gene encoding pleckstrin homology domain-containing family J member 1, with product MRFNEEELAEFALNPGDHEGRLTHKAPPRTLYDTAYKERWFKLKSNFLFYYRLNEFGGVGKNEPSGVFVLENIEVQREEEANLPFGFAIRWKDDPDRKQLFFAHSEASVQSWIGKILHASYDHLRAQLIMLRVQIRRKTGKDPLEHYGTPLPQRAAMALLPLQSVSLQDLFISPSSAFSVSSAPSSPSMSHYLRPMVPESSSRNDRSAKSPDLRLRIPKSPSLRVPTRSAPVPPPRRAKKVEPVNGMYSDQPNIRGIGRSRASFKCHLVEECPKEPPPSLLD from the exons ATGAGGTTTAACGAGGAAGAGCTAGCAGAGTTCGCTCTCAACCCTGGCGATCACGAGGGAAGGCTCACTCACAAGGCTCCTCCTCGGACGTTATATGACACAG CATATAAGGAACGATGGTTCAAGTTGAAATCCAACTTCCTCTTCTATTATCGACTTAATGAGTTTGGAGGAGTTGGAAAAAATGAG CCCAGTGGTGTGTTTGTGCTGGAAAACATCGAggtacagagagaggaggaagctaATCTACCCTTTGGATTTGCGATCAGGTGGAAG GATGATCCGGACAGAAAGCAGTTGTTCTTTGCACACTCGGAGGCCAGTGTTCAGTCCTGGATCGGTAAAATTTTGCATGCAAG TTACGATCATTTGCGAGCCCAGCTGATCATGCTAAGGGTACAGATCAGAAGGAAAACAGGCAAA GATCCCTTGGAGCACTATGGCACCCCTCTACCTCAGCGTGCAGCCATGGCCCTGTTGCCTCTCCAGTCGGTCTCCCTCCAGGATCTTTTCATCTCTCCGTCGTCAGCCTTTAGTGTCTCTTCGGCACCATCTAGTCCCTCCATGAGTCATTATTTAAGGCCTATGGTCCCAGAGAGTTCTTCCAGAAATGATCGCTCGGCCAAGAGTCCAGACTTGAGATTGCGAATCCCCAAGAGTCCGTCTCTGAGAGTGCCTACTAGGAGTGCTCCTGTTCCGCCTCCGAGGAGGGCCAAGAAAGTTGAGCCAGTGAATGG AATGTACAGTGATCAACCAAACATCCGTGGGATTGGCCGTTCAAGAGCTTCCTTCAAGTGCCACCTAGTTGAGGAATGCCCAAAGGAACCTCCGCCGAGTCTCCTTGACTGA